The following are encoded in a window of Prevotella melaninogenica genomic DNA:
- a CDS encoding cation diffusion facilitator family transporter, which produces MEKEKKSGGMMSVIAALGANILVAISKFIGFAVSGSAAMLNESIHSIVDCGNQILLLVGNRQSTVKATEQHPFGQARAKYFYSLVVAMMLFFAGGALGIMEAAEKLFHPEHSLENTWLIIAILVFGLLVELGSLRIAFKEIKELNKDNLSLYRFLRESRHSEILIIFAEDSCAVIGLLIALGGTLLTHFTGNPFYDTLSGVLIGVLLCAAALFLAREFYSLLIGESVTQKDLTRIKETFNRTEINRLINVKTIHLGPNDILVTAKIDVKSEYEAQAPQLVNDIEKNMRAAFPEYKIYIYIETDKYKEDY; this is translated from the coding sequence ATGGAAAAGGAAAAGAAAAGTGGAGGAATGATGAGTGTCATCGCTGCCTTAGGTGCAAACATCTTGGTAGCGATATCAAAGTTTATTGGTTTTGCAGTGTCAGGTTCAGCTGCGATGTTGAATGAGTCTATCCATAGTATTGTGGATTGTGGTAATCAGATACTACTATTGGTGGGCAACCGACAATCAACTGTTAAAGCAACGGAGCAGCATCCATTCGGACAAGCACGTGCTAAGTATTTCTATAGCTTGGTTGTTGCAATGATGTTGTTCTTCGCTGGTGGTGCATTGGGTATCATGGAAGCTGCTGAGAAGTTGTTTCACCCAGAACATAGCTTAGAAAACACGTGGCTCATCATCGCTATTCTTGTCTTTGGTCTCTTAGTGGAATTAGGCAGTCTGCGCATTGCCTTCAAGGAAATAAAGGAACTGAATAAGGACAATCTTTCACTGTATCGTTTCCTACGAGAGAGCCGTCACAGTGAAATTCTCATCATCTTTGCAGAAGATAGCTGTGCTGTCATTGGTCTGCTAATAGCCTTAGGAGGTACACTTCTGACCCACTTCACAGGTAATCCATTCTATGATACCCTCTCGGGTGTACTGATTGGTGTACTCCTCTGTGCAGCAGCTCTTTTCCTCGCACGTGAGTTCTACAGTCTGCTTATTGGTGAGAGTGTCACGCAGAAGGATTTAACTCGCATCAAAGAGACATTCAACAGAACAGAAATCAACCGCCTAATCAACGTCAAGACCATTCACCTCGGTCCTAATGACATCCTTGTCACTGCAAAGATTGACGTCAAGAGCGAATATGAAGCACAAGCACCTCAGTTGGTTAACGACATCGAAAAGAACATGCGTGCCGCTTTCCCTGAGTACAAGATTTATATCTATATTGAGACGGATAAATATAAAGAGGATTATTAA
- a CDS encoding MFS transporter, with protein sequence MHEEQKIINGIPIVDQWRSYWLWLPTLYLTRGLPYVILLMTSLVYFNRMGLSNGAITLTTSWLILPFILRPLLGRLVVGYWSKYAWVILTEFVMALSLGGLAFMASSVDWFEWTVFFLMIIATMAALHDVAIERLYKRETALHNRPAFIGTRAISYMLSIIVGMAIPVTIAGNLEVIYRTVAPSWATIFRVLSVLLTCLMLLHAIILPKDNIHANLPIWTGVTRQWWHDVKAAFVRRPHYVANLCFLFAFLIPEGMFFRIAPLFLIDPGSNAGLALSPQELGLVLGTVGTFSLIGGSALGANLVRRDGLKRWLWLFVIALTLPKFVFVYLSYYFVSTLSIINLCMIIEQFGTGLGLTVYVVWLAHCTKGEHSTFTYSIGTAITAFSLVMTGWFTGFLQEYVGYRLFFLLVAMLGVISFIVTYFLPVTKEIGKRKRVI encoded by the coding sequence ATGCACGAGGAGCAGAAGATAATCAATGGTATTCCTATTGTAGACCAGTGGCGTAGCTACTGGCTCTGGCTTCCTACGCTCTATTTGACACGTGGACTACCGTATGTTATCTTGTTGATGACTTCATTAGTCTATTTCAACAGAATGGGCTTGTCGAATGGTGCTATCACGCTGACGACATCGTGGTTAATACTGCCCTTTATCCTCCGACCTTTGTTAGGTAGATTGGTCGTTGGCTATTGGAGTAAGTATGCATGGGTAATTCTGACAGAGTTTGTTATGGCACTGAGTCTTGGTGGATTGGCGTTTATGGCATCATCTGTTGATTGGTTTGAGTGGACAGTCTTCTTCTTAATGATAATCGCAACGATGGCTGCCTTGCATGATGTGGCTATCGAAAGACTGTATAAGCGTGAAACGGCCTTGCATAATCGTCCTGCTTTTATTGGTACGCGTGCCATTTCTTATATGCTTTCTATCATTGTAGGAATGGCTATCCCTGTTACGATAGCAGGAAACTTAGAGGTCATTTATAGGACGGTAGCCCCTTCATGGGCAACTATTTTTAGGGTTCTGTCAGTCTTATTGACTTGTTTGATGCTACTTCATGCTATCATACTTCCCAAAGATAATATTCATGCGAACCTCCCTATATGGACAGGGGTGACACGTCAATGGTGGCATGATGTCAAGGCTGCCTTTGTCCGCCGTCCTCATTATGTGGCAAACTTGTGTTTCCTTTTTGCCTTTCTCATACCCGAAGGGATGTTTTTTAGAATAGCACCACTCTTCTTGATAGACCCAGGAAGTAATGCAGGATTGGCTCTTTCACCACAGGAGTTAGGATTAGTCTTGGGAACAGTGGGTACGTTTTCGTTAATTGGAGGCAGTGCCTTAGGAGCTAATTTGGTACGTCGTGATGGCTTGAAGCGTTGGTTATGGCTCTTTGTTATAGCTTTGACCTTGCCAAAGTTTGTCTTTGTTTATCTCAGTTATTACTTTGTTTCCACCTTATCGATTATCAATCTTTGTATGATTATCGAACAGTTTGGAACAGGTTTGGGATTAACAGTTTATGTTGTATGGCTCGCTCATTGTACAAAAGGGGAGCACTCCACATTTACTTATTCAATAGGTACGGCAATAACAGCCTTCTCGTTGGTGATGACAGGATGGTTTACAGGTTTCTTGCAGGAGTATGTGGGCTATCGTCTATTCTTCCTTCTTGTGGCAATGTTGGGTGTTATCAGTTTTATAGTGACCTACTTTCTCCCTGTGACAAAGGAGATAGGAAAACGGAAAAGGGTGATTTAA
- a CDS encoding DNA alkylation repair protein, whose protein sequence is MSVENVLSRILEIEHGFQHIIDGTNEIISSNSKEQCFKYAITLLEHKAYQARMLATSILGKLATTDKKALYFLKEQVSIDKNWRVQEMLAKAFDEICKYKGYESSLPLIEEWINDNNPNVVRAVTEGLRIWTNRPFFKENPMIAIALISKHKEDESEYLRKSVGNALKDISKKYPDLIRQEVIQWDLSNPRIFFTYKLATKILK, encoded by the coding sequence ATGAGTGTAGAAAATGTATTAAGTCGAATTTTAGAAATTGAGCACGGATTTCAACATATCATTGATGGAACTAATGAAATCATTTCTTCAAATTCGAAAGAACAGTGCTTTAAATATGCTATCACTCTACTTGAACATAAAGCATATCAAGCACGAATGTTAGCTACATCAATATTGGGCAAATTAGCTACAACAGATAAAAAAGCTCTCTATTTTCTGAAAGAGCAAGTTTCTATCGATAAAAACTGGCGAGTACAAGAAATGCTTGCAAAAGCCTTTGACGAAATTTGCAAGTACAAAGGATATGAATCATCCTTACCTCTCATTGAAGAATGGATAAACGACAACAATCCAAATGTTGTTCGTGCTGTAACAGAGGGATTGAGAATTTGGACAAATCGACCATTTTTCAAAGAAAATCCAATGATTGCTATAGCATTGATCAGCAAACACAAAGAAGATGAAAGTGAGTATCTTAGGAAATCCGTAGGTAATGCGTTAAAGGATATAAGCAAAAAATATCCAGATTTGATACGGCAGGAGGTAATACAGTGGGATTTATCTAACCCACGAATATTCTTCACATATAAACTTGCAACTAAAATATTGAAATAA
- a CDS encoding DUF4922 domain-containing protein — MEKKKQIDCFLPYSTAAMIQSLAAQLHESGVVKSIYTLSADVPPTEALPLYTHHLQAGSLLSLATMRLISTTATADYALLYLKQGPVTLGYHALDRMLQVAEETGAAMVYADHYSVEAGKTVKHPVTDYQLGSIRDDFDFGSVVLLKTEYLKEYVAREVAKNYQFAGWYDLRLFLSRKGELFHLNEYLYTEEEDDLRASGEKQFDYVNPRNREVQIEMEQAATAHLSAINALVDTTQYAQPDFSAEAFPVEASVVIPVFNREKTVRDAVVSALSQKTDFPFNVIVVDNHSTDGTTEILSSLAADERLVHLVPTRTDLGIGGCWNYAINDVHCGCFAVQLDSDDLYSSENTLQTIVDAFHEQKAAMIVGSYRMCDFELNTLPPGLISHNEWTEDNGCNNALRINGLGAPRAFFTPLVRQHQFPNTSYGEDYAMGLAFSRRFRIGRIYDELYLCRRWGGNSDAVLSIDKVNANNHYKDQLRTVEILARQKQNQDREKGLTDFFHNQLNQWQDVAKRFEELKGVQTREVGSALAQFNPARLVSTGAKIDKATLAKRPCFLCEKNRPVEQIVLPFGNDFDILVNPFPILPVHFTIPSRHHQQQAIADNYVQIHRLLRAYPQLMVFYNGPKCGASAPDHLHFQAGTSGILPLQRDWQRLYETSLPLLKLNDTEGIYEIKDYICLALAIVSHTEKHDVELFSRLYESLPMKEDETEPMMNIVAWRSGEAFISVVFPREKHRPDCYSADGEAQCLVSPGSLDMAGLMILPRQSDFEGMTAERAKAILREVSLSDEAMKDVVKRIRNRTVDLAFDDWKYEPIVSVGIVRGDEIRFQLNGTYTIGNKEVTGKQIVKFQDGQILWDSAAYQELCFTPQNDDISFTLEDVTIGVDFHWERKEAQTFLGKLRFVVDGDKLWAINELPVERYLASVISSEMSATSSLELLKAHAVISRSWLLVQMRRRKAIELGIQTASAPVKVSDEEGVVWYDSDAHTLFDVCADDHCQRYQGITKATSPHVEEAIKATRGQLLMNGKEICDARFSKCCGGVSEEYEYCWDNTHKPYLLSVVDNAPLGTAPTIDLTDEKAAQEWILSSPEAFCNTKDAAVLGQVLNNYDQETQDFYRWTVDLTQSELAELIRRKSGLDFGEIIDLQPLERGKSGRITRLKIVGTKLTRIIGKELEIRRTLSESHLYSSAFVVERSEVVNGVPQHFRLIGAGWGHGVGLCQIGAAVMGEKGYRYDEILHHYYQTAAIEAQYK; from the coding sequence ATGGAAAAGAAGAAACAGATAGATTGCTTTCTACCATATAGCACAGCCGCAATGATACAGTCACTTGCTGCGCAGTTGCACGAGTCTGGTGTGGTGAAGAGTATATACACATTATCAGCCGATGTCCCACCTACTGAGGCATTGCCTCTGTACACCCATCACCTGCAGGCAGGCAGCTTGCTTTCTCTTGCTACTATGCGCCTTATTTCAACAACAGCAACAGCCGATTATGCCCTGCTTTATTTGAAGCAAGGTCCTGTCACGTTGGGCTATCATGCTTTGGATCGTATGCTGCAGGTGGCTGAGGAGACTGGTGCGGCAATGGTTTATGCTGACCATTACTCAGTTGAAGCTGGCAAGACGGTGAAGCATCCCGTTACAGACTATCAGTTGGGTAGCATCCGCGATGACTTCGATTTTGGTTCTGTTGTACTTCTCAAGACAGAGTACCTGAAGGAATATGTAGCGAGAGAGGTGGCAAAGAATTATCAGTTTGCTGGTTGGTACGACCTTCGTCTATTCTTAAGTCGTAAGGGAGAACTCTTCCATCTGAATGAATATCTCTATACGGAGGAGGAAGACGACCTACGTGCAAGTGGTGAGAAGCAGTTTGATTATGTGAATCCACGCAACCGTGAGGTACAGATTGAGATGGAGCAGGCTGCAACAGCACACCTGTCAGCTATCAATGCCTTGGTAGATACAACGCAATATGCACAGCCAGACTTCTCTGCTGAGGCTTTCCCTGTGGAGGCGTCAGTGGTGATTCCTGTCTTTAATCGTGAGAAGACAGTACGCGATGCGGTTGTATCAGCACTCTCACAGAAGACAGACTTCCCTTTTAATGTTATCGTTGTCGACAACCATTCGACAGACGGAACGACGGAGATCCTCTCTTCTTTGGCTGCTGATGAGCGTCTTGTGCATCTTGTCCCTACACGTACTGACCTCGGTATAGGTGGCTGTTGGAACTATGCTATTAATGATGTGCATTGCGGTTGCTTTGCTGTTCAGTTGGATAGTGATGACCTTTATTCTTCTGAAAATACTTTACAGACCATTGTCGATGCTTTCCACGAACAGAAAGCAGCGATGATAGTCGGCTCTTATCGTATGTGTGACTTTGAGCTTAACACCCTTCCACCAGGTTTGATTAGCCATAATGAGTGGACGGAGGATAATGGTTGTAACAACGCCCTACGTATTAATGGACTCGGTGCACCACGTGCTTTCTTTACTCCTTTGGTTCGTCAGCATCAGTTCCCTAACACAAGTTATGGTGAAGACTATGCGATGGGATTGGCTTTCAGTCGTCGTTTCCGTATCGGACGAATCTATGATGAACTTTATCTCTGCCGTCGTTGGGGTGGAAATAGTGATGCCGTACTGAGCATCGATAAGGTAAATGCCAACAATCATTATAAAGATCAGCTGCGTACAGTTGAGATTTTAGCACGTCAGAAACAGAATCAAGACAGAGAGAAAGGGCTAACTGATTTTTTTCATAACCAGCTGAACCAATGGCAAGACGTTGCAAAACGTTTTGAAGAGTTGAAGGGTGTGCAGACGCGTGAGGTGGGTTCAGCCCTTGCGCAATTCAATCCTGCACGCTTGGTGAGTACAGGAGCGAAGATTGATAAGGCTACGCTGGCTAAGCGTCCTTGCTTCCTTTGTGAAAAGAATCGCCCAGTAGAGCAGATTGTTCTGCCTTTTGGGAACGATTTCGATATCCTTGTCAATCCTTTCCCAATCCTTCCGGTACATTTTACGATACCTTCTCGTCATCATCAACAGCAGGCAATAGCGGATAATTACGTACAGATACATCGCTTGCTAAGAGCCTATCCGCAGCTGATGGTGTTCTATAATGGTCCGAAGTGTGGGGCGAGTGCTCCTGATCATCTCCACTTTCAGGCAGGAACAAGTGGTATTCTTCCTTTACAACGTGACTGGCAACGGCTTTATGAGACCTCTCTTCCGCTCTTAAAACTGAATGATACAGAGGGAATCTATGAGATAAAGGACTATATTTGCCTGGCTTTAGCTATCGTGAGTCATACAGAGAAGCACGATGTTGAGCTGTTTAGCCGTTTATATGAATCACTTCCAATGAAGGAAGATGAGACTGAGCCGATGATGAATATCGTGGCTTGGCGTAGTGGGGAGGCGTTTATTTCAGTCGTATTCCCACGTGAGAAGCATCGCCCTGATTGTTATTCTGCTGACGGAGAAGCACAGTGTCTGGTCAGTCCGGGTAGCTTGGATATGGCTGGATTGATGATATTGCCTCGTCAGAGCGACTTCGAAGGGATGACAGCAGAGCGTGCCAAGGCAATTTTACGTGAGGTTTCACTGTCAGATGAGGCAATGAAAGATGTTGTGAAACGGATTCGCAATAGGACAGTTGACCTCGCCTTTGATGATTGGAAGTACGAACCTATCGTTTCTGTAGGTATCGTTCGTGGCGACGAAATACGTTTCCAGCTGAATGGTACTTATACAATAGGAAACAAAGAAGTGACTGGTAAGCAGATTGTAAAGTTCCAAGACGGACAGATTCTTTGGGATTCTGCGGCTTATCAGGAACTTTGTTTTACTCCGCAAAATGATGATATATCCTTCACTTTGGAGGATGTTACTATCGGAGTAGACTTCCATTGGGAGCGTAAAGAGGCACAAACCTTCCTCGGAAAGCTACGTTTTGTTGTCGATGGAGATAAGCTTTGGGCTATTAATGAACTACCTGTAGAACGTTATCTTGCAAGTGTTATCTCAAGTGAGATGAGTGCTACCTCTTCATTAGAGCTTTTGAAGGCACACGCTGTCATCTCTCGCAGTTGGCTTTTGGTACAGATGAGAAGACGAAAAGCCATTGAACTGGGTATTCAGACAGCATCTGCACCAGTAAAAGTGTCGGATGAAGAGGGTGTTGTATGGTATGATAGCGATGCACATACCTTGTTTGATGTCTGTGCAGACGACCATTGTCAACGTTATCAGGGCATTACGAAGGCAACGAGTCCACATGTTGAAGAGGCAATAAAGGCTACCCGTGGACAGTTATTGATGAATGGAAAGGAAATTTGCGACGCTCGTTTCAGTAAGTGTTGCGGAGGTGTTTCGGAGGAATATGAATACTGTTGGGACAATACTCATAAGCCCTACCTACTCTCTGTAGTAGATAATGCACCTTTGGGAACAGCCCCTACGATTGATCTCACTGATGAGAAGGCGGCACAGGAGTGGATTCTGTCGTCTCCAGAGGCTTTCTGTAATACAAAGGATGCGGCAGTCTTGGGGCAGGTGCTTAATAACTACGATCAAGAAACACAAGACTTTTATCGCTGGACAGTAGACCTCACACAGTCAGAACTTGCTGAGCTAATCCGTCGTAAGAGTGGTCTTGATTTCGGAGAGATTATTGACCTCCAACCTTTAGAGCGTGGTAAGAGTGGTCGTATCACGCGTTTGAAGATTGTAGGGACAAAACTCACGCGTATTATCGGTAAGGAATTAGAGATAAGACGTACGTTAAGTGAGAGCCATCTCTACAGTTCTGCTTTCGTAGTAGAACGTAGTGAGGTCGTGAATGGTGTCCCACAGCACTTCCGTCTTATTGGCGCAGGGTGGGGACATGGTGTAGGCTTGTGTCAGATTGGTGCTGCTGTAATGGGCGAGAAAGGCTATCGATATGACGAAATCCTTCATCATTATTACCAGACAGCAGCTATTGAAGCACAATACAAATAA
- a CDS encoding thioredoxin family protein, whose protein sequence is MKRRRYILLLVSLLMMAVQLRAQQGTEAANGIKFFKGTFSEALVKAKQDNKILFVDFYAVWCVPCKKMAKTVFTQEEVGKYFNEHFISLQLDAEKGENVDIAKNYKVAAYPTVAFIAPDGKALSVNTGAMDKDELMEAAKIAAGESVSFEELYNKYKADNNDLDVQQQLLLKAPSFLQAQEGMDADKWVTRLQKLYKNYVAAKAPLKLINENDYRIILTLEGDEDKEHKQYMIDLMNDHLDDWMKKLGKAPAYYIVEANDIFAEDMAKDGNVKYKDYVEKVKNQYAKAYEVVGLTGITPYEKAKLYFDALYNLYKNKDVNGYVKAMETYFGKMENNLRSADYGKAAQNLYMAAGKSLKAKDHEVAIKWAEKALSQEDAVMDRVNYMVMIGDSYRELKNYTKAREYYNQAFAETLRLENMEMPQAMLQGAIKQKLSTLELLEK, encoded by the coding sequence ATGAAAAGAAGAAGATATATCTTACTGCTTGTATCTCTTTTGATGATGGCAGTACAGCTTCGTGCACAGCAGGGTACAGAAGCAGCAAATGGTATTAAGTTCTTTAAGGGAACTTTCAGTGAAGCTTTGGTAAAAGCTAAGCAAGATAATAAAATTCTGTTTGTTGACTTCTACGCAGTATGGTGTGTTCCTTGTAAGAAGATGGCAAAGACTGTTTTCACACAAGAGGAAGTTGGAAAGTATTTCAATGAACACTTTATCAGTCTGCAGTTAGATGCAGAGAAGGGTGAGAATGTTGATATCGCTAAGAACTATAAGGTAGCAGCGTATCCAACAGTAGCTTTCATTGCACCAGATGGTAAGGCCTTGTCTGTGAATACAGGTGCGATGGATAAGGATGAACTCATGGAGGCTGCTAAGATTGCAGCAGGTGAGAGTGTAAGTTTTGAGGAACTTTACAATAAGTACAAGGCTGATAACAACGACCTTGACGTTCAGCAGCAACTTCTTCTCAAGGCGCCATCTTTCTTGCAGGCGCAGGAGGGTATGGATGCAGATAAGTGGGTAACACGTTTGCAGAAACTTTATAAGAACTATGTAGCTGCTAAGGCACCATTGAAGCTTATCAATGAGAATGACTATCGTATCATTCTAACATTGGAGGGTGATGAAGATAAGGAGCACAAGCAGTATATGATTGACCTTATGAACGACCACCTTGATGACTGGATGAAGAAACTTGGTAAGGCACCTGCCTACTACATTGTTGAGGCTAACGATATCTTTGCCGAGGATATGGCAAAAGATGGCAACGTAAAGTATAAAGACTATGTAGAGAAAGTTAAGAACCAGTATGCAAAGGCATACGAGGTTGTTGGCTTGACAGGTATTACTCCATACGAGAAGGCTAAGCTCTACTTTGATGCTCTCTACAACTTGTATAAGAATAAGGATGTAAATGGCTATGTGAAAGCTATGGAGACCTATTTTGGCAAGATGGAGAACAACCTCCGTTCAGCCGACTATGGTAAGGCAGCACAGAACCTCTATATGGCAGCCGGCAAGAGTCTGAAGGCTAAGGATCATGAGGTTGCTATCAAGTGGGCTGAGAAAGCTTTGTCACAGGAAGATGCTGTGATGGACCGTGTCAACTATATGGTAATGATAGGTGACTCTTATCGTGAATTGAAGAACTATACCAAGGCACGTGAATACTATAACCAGGCATTTGCTGAGACACTCCGTTTAGAGAATATGGAGATGCCACAGGCTATGTTGCAGGGTGCAATCAAGCAGAAGCTCTCTACGCTCGAACTCCTTGAAAAGTAA
- a CDS encoding M16 family metallopeptidase: MFKNITKCLSSVPVALLIGFLFSPFSPANAQMNGLRKGKLANGLTYYIYNDGSATGEAQYYLYQNVGAILENDEEMGLAHVLEHLAFNTTDHFPNGVMNFLRSNNLNDFEAFTGVDDTRYAVHNVPTNDVKLNENMLWVLRDWCHGVKMTPKDIEKERGIILEEWRHRSGVDRRLTDAIAPVVYNHAGYATHNVIGSQKILETFQQKQVKQFYDKWYRPNMQFVAVIGDVDVDQMEKNIQTVFKTLPTKQAPVVNPQTRQIPDNATPLYMRFIDPENKSASFGLYQRYEVKGNAPEEDRVRQFIFTKFFNTLAPKRFVMLKNADKESYIAAEVSLSPLVRNYYQMAWDMVPYQGNEQKALQQMLAVRDNLRDQGFTAAEFNAEKEKMYNGMKDVLEAKGLGTPNNALMLFRQNFLYDIPVQDFRGQINRNLETLVELEVEDMNAWMKALLNDNNLAFVTYSKSQSEMNITENDLMAALKAKSSFSDMACADGMKPISQLIDFPLTGGKIVSEKQLKTLQAKEWTLSNGAKVLYRNVPELSGKFLFAGSAEGGKSIVPAQELANYTAMRSLLMQSGVYNYNRNQLAQWLQGKNINLSLSLEDYSDGIGGNAPVDKADDFFSYLYLILSRQNFSKSAFDKYVQRNLYVYENRATTGMAAVQDSIQQLLYPVSAMNPRQNEAFFKSVQFDKLQEQFQAHLGDASRFTYCLIGDIPEAKAKELVLRYIGSLKGEGKPVKTAIQPMDFSSSTPVIKRTFETETEGGMAEIEISFANKQKLSEREQAALEVMRGLLERRYFDVLREKEHLTYTVGVQSNYTSQPVAGESLNIHLSTAKENADKAVSLVYSILDDVKVGRFSADEFKAAMVPLAVDEEQSGAASQSNSDPSVWMALLNIYAETGNELSPNDNAASAPVFKTLTPQDITAVAMKVMTNAKQREIIVKPAAQEGKHTFK, from the coding sequence ATGTTCAAGAATATCACTAAATGCCTATCGAGCGTGCCAGTGGCACTGCTCATAGGCTTTTTGTTTTCCCCCTTTAGTCCTGCCAATGCGCAGATGAATGGATTGCGAAAGGGAAAACTGGCAAATGGGCTTACTTATTATATCTATAATGATGGTTCTGCTACTGGTGAGGCACAATACTACCTCTACCAGAATGTAGGTGCTATCTTGGAGAATGATGAGGAAATGGGATTGGCGCACGTGTTGGAGCATTTGGCTTTCAATACGACAGACCACTTCCCTAATGGTGTGATGAACTTCCTTCGCAGCAATAACCTCAATGACTTTGAGGCTTTCACAGGTGTTGATGATACGCGTTATGCGGTTCATAACGTACCAACCAATGATGTGAAGCTAAATGAGAATATGCTTTGGGTGCTCCGTGACTGGTGCCATGGCGTCAAGATGACCCCTAAAGACATTGAAAAGGAACGTGGTATTATCCTTGAGGAATGGCGTCATCGTTCGGGAGTAGACCGTCGTCTGACAGATGCCATTGCACCTGTTGTTTATAATCATGCTGGTTATGCTACTCATAATGTGATTGGTTCACAGAAGATATTGGAGACCTTCCAGCAGAAGCAAGTAAAGCAGTTCTATGATAAGTGGTACCGTCCTAATATGCAGTTTGTTGCTGTCATTGGTGATGTGGATGTAGACCAGATGGAGAAGAATATCCAGACTGTTTTCAAGACATTGCCCACTAAACAGGCACCTGTTGTAAATCCACAGACAAGACAGATTCCTGATAATGCAACACCGCTCTATATGCGTTTCATTGACCCAGAGAATAAGAGTGCTTCTTTTGGTCTTTATCAACGCTATGAGGTGAAGGGTAACGCTCCAGAAGAGGACCGTGTGCGTCAGTTTATCTTCACTAAGTTCTTCAACACATTGGCTCCAAAGCGTTTTGTGATGTTGAAGAATGCTGATAAGGAGAGTTATATTGCCGCTGAGGTGAGTCTGTCTCCTTTGGTAAGAAACTATTATCAGATGGCATGGGACATGGTTCCCTATCAGGGTAATGAACAGAAGGCGCTTCAGCAGATGTTAGCTGTACGTGATAACTTGCGTGACCAAGGCTTTACTGCTGCAGAGTTCAATGCTGAGAAGGAGAAGATGTACAATGGAATGAAGGATGTCCTTGAAGCAAAAGGATTAGGTACACCAAACAATGCTTTGATGCTTTTCCGTCAGAACTTCCTCTATGATATTCCTGTACAAGACTTCCGCGGACAGATTAACCGTAACCTTGAGACTTTGGTTGAGTTAGAGGTTGAGGACATGAATGCTTGGATGAAGGCATTGCTCAATGATAATAACCTCGCTTTTGTCACTTATTCTAAGTCACAGAGTGAGATGAATATCACTGAGAATGACCTTATGGCTGCATTGAAGGCAAAGAGCTCATTCAGCGATATGGCTTGCGCTGATGGTATGAAGCCTATCAGTCAGTTGATTGACTTCCCTCTGACAGGAGGAAAGATTGTTTCTGAAAAGCAGTTGAAGACTTTGCAGGCAAAGGAGTGGACACTCTCTAATGGTGCGAAAGTTCTTTATCGTAACGTTCCGGAGCTGAGTGGTAAGTTCCTCTTTGCAGGTTCTGCAGAAGGGGGTAAGTCTATTGTTCCTGCACAGGAACTTGCTAACTACACTGCAATGCGTTCGCTTTTGATGCAGTCAGGTGTATATAATTACAACCGAAATCAGTTGGCGCAGTGGCTACAGGGTAAGAATATCAATCTCTCCCTCTCATTGGAAGACTACAGTGATGGTATCGGTGGTAATGCACCTGTTGACAAGGCTGACGATTTCTTCAGCTATCTGTATTTGATTCTGTCACGTCAGAACTTCTCAAAGTCTGCCTTTGATAAGTATGTCCAGCGTAACCTCTACGTCTATGAGAATCGTGCAACAACAGGTATGGCTGCCGTACAGGATTCTATCCAGCAGTTGCTTTATCCGGTTAGTGCGATGAATCCACGTCAGAATGAGGCTTTCTTTAAGTCTGTTCAGTTTGATAAGTTGCAGGAACAGTTCCAAGCTCATCTTGGTGATGCATCACGTTTCACCTATTGTCTTATTGGTGATATTCCAGAAGCAAAGGCAAAAGAGTTGGTACTTCGCTATATTGGTTCTCTCAAGGGTGAAGGTAAGCCTGTGAAGACTGCTATCCAGCCAATGGATTTCTCGTCATCTACGCCTGTTATCAAGCGCACTTTCGAGACTGAGACAGAAGGTGGTATGGCAGAGATTGAAATTTCATTTGCCAATAAGCAGAAACTTTCTGAGCGTGAGCAAGCTGCTTTGGAAGTGATGCGTGGACTCTTGGAGCGTCGTTATTTTGATGTATTGCGTGAGAAAGAACACCTTACTTATACCGTAGGTGTACAGAGCAACTATACTTCACAGCCAGTAGCTGGCGAGAGCCTTAACATTCATCTTTCTACTGCGAAAGAGAATGCAGACAAAGCTGTTAGCCTTGTTTATAGTATTCTTGATGATGTAAAGGTTGGCCGTTTCTCTGCAGATGAGTTCAAGGCTGCAATGGTACCTTTGGCTGTTGATGAGGAACAATCAGGTGCAGCATCACAGTCAAACAGTGACCCATCAGTTTGGATGGCTTTATTGAACATCTATGCTGAGACTGGCAACGAGCTATCTCCAAATGATAATGCCGCTTCTGCACCAGTATTCAAGACCCTCACACCACAGGATATCACTGCTGTGGCTATGAAGGTGATGACAAACGCTAAGCAGCGTGAGATTATCGTGAAGCCTGCTGCGCAGGAAGGTAAACATACTTTTAAGTAA